A genomic segment from Leopardus geoffroyi isolate Oge1 chromosome A2, O.geoffroyi_Oge1_pat1.0, whole genome shotgun sequence encodes:
- the LOC123607263 gene encoding uncharacterized protein LOC123607263 — protein sequence MEEKVLQPPQSEMKVNIWEIKPPDFSYKLYTSLRFPEKPSRIIKEKQGREKKVNFPETMLHLPSIRNHPKKAISPEFITTFPHMDSNEVKLMFVKSGKYPNGVYFNPKPHDFRQYQHNLPNFVTTFERDPFGLKFKSRHLSTVHGCQSLKDDKQKNNIERFITYKPHECTWDPQLILPKAPWPIQSASYTRHRRQRDVYSAFMDRVEEKFTQTCKNRWANTSSFVAEPLH from the exons atggaagaaaaagtccTGCAACCACCACAATCTGAAATGAAAGTCAACATATGGGAAATAAAGCCTCCTGATTTCAGCTACAAACTGTATACATCTTTGAGATTTCCAGAAAAACCATCAAGGATTATTAAGGAAAaacaagggagggaaaaaaaagttaatttcccAGAAACAATGCTTCACCTGCCCAGCATAAGGAATCATCCCAAGAAGGCCATATCTCCAGAGTTTATAACTACATTCCCACATATGGATTCAAATGAAGTGAAGTTAATGTTTGTGAAAAGTGGAAAGTATCCAAATGGTGTATACTTCAATCCAAAACCACACGACTTTCGACAG TATCAACATAATTTACCAAACTTTGTGACAACGTTTGAAAGGGACCCTTTTGGATTAAAATTTAAGTCCAGACACTTAAGTACAG TACATGGGTGTCAGTCGCTGAAAGATGATAAACAGAAGAACAATATAGAAAGATTTATCACTTACAAGCCTCATGAATGCACCTGGGACCCACAGCTAATTTTACCAAAAGCCCCATGGCCCATTCAATCAGCTTCATACACG AGACACAGAAGGCAACGAGATGTGTACAGTGCATTTATGGATCGTGTGGAAGAGAAGTTTACCCAAACATGCAAGAACAGGTGGGCAAACACTTCAAGCTTTGTTGCTGAACCCTTACATTAA